The following coding sequences are from one Sphaeramia orbicularis chromosome 11, fSphaOr1.1, whole genome shotgun sequence window:
- the smim13 gene encoding small integral membrane protein 13, protein MWQSVGLTLLVILATLACAFLFMLFGWYVVWQLFLSKFKFLRELVGDASTPQAETQPSESKSERVTNAAPRNRPKSARQRVVAPEITS, encoded by the exons ATGTGGCAAAGTGTCGGACTCACACTGCTGGTCATTCTGGCCACACTTGCTTGTGCGTTCCTCTTCATGCTGTTTG GTTGGTATGTAGTCTGGCAGCTCTTCCTGTCCAAGTTCAAGTTCCTGCGCGAGCTTGTTGGCGATGCTAGCACTCCACAGGCTGAAACTCAACCGTCCGAAAGCAAGAGTGAGCGCGTAACCAATGCGGCTCCACGAAATCGGCCCAAGAGTGCACGCCAAAGAGTGGTCGCTCCAGAAATCACCTCGTAG